A genomic region of uncultured Paludibaculum sp. contains the following coding sequences:
- the aspS gene encoding aspartate--tRNA ligase yields the protein MAQQVPLDFLGDLRRTHSCGALRAANEGQRVVLMGWVYRRRDLGGVIFIHLRDREGVTQIVFRAECDGNLHGKAEMLRSEYVIAVEGLVEARTAENINPNIPTGEVEIVAEKMWMLNTSETPPFPMEEHVDVNEDMRLKYRYVDLRRPHMQRNVMLRSKIALEVRNELSSQGFLEIETPFMTKSTPEGARDFLVPSRIQPGNFYALPQSPQIFKQLLMISGYDKYFQIVRCFRDEDLRADRQYEFTQIDLEMSFPQEEQIFQTIEPLLEKVCAAAGYTVKAPFPRMTYAEAMQGYGIDKPDLRLPRFWPVEDLFPADAGLTREGLPLVAIQIPGTGALSRKERDELKDYGRERGLTVYDDPKRLERDFPGVIEKVRERTGAGENDLLLLAGWRDEPKGQRPEETVFQACGQLRLYAGQKYNDRHKLLDPKDFRFLWVLDFPMFEWNDEDERWVAAHHPFTSPKDEDLGKLTTDPARCRARSYDIVLNGVELGSGSIRIHRQDIQSQVFSAVGFSLEEAQARFGYLLDALTYGAPPHAALRWAWTGW from the coding sequence ATGGCTCAACAAGTTCCTTTGGATTTTCTCGGCGACCTGCGCCGCACCCACTCGTGCGGCGCACTCCGCGCGGCCAACGAAGGCCAGCGCGTCGTTTTAATGGGGTGGGTCTACCGTCGGCGCGATTTGGGTGGTGTGATCTTCATCCACCTGCGCGACCGCGAAGGAGTCACCCAGATCGTCTTCCGCGCCGAGTGTGACGGCAATCTGCATGGCAAGGCCGAGATGTTGCGGTCGGAGTACGTCATCGCGGTGGAAGGTCTGGTAGAGGCCCGCACGGCGGAGAACATCAATCCGAACATCCCCACCGGCGAGGTGGAGATCGTGGCGGAGAAGATGTGGATGCTGAACACCAGCGAGACGCCTCCGTTCCCGATGGAAGAGCACGTGGACGTCAATGAGGACATGCGGTTGAAGTACCGTTATGTCGATCTGCGGCGGCCACACATGCAGCGCAACGTGATGCTGCGCTCCAAGATCGCGCTGGAAGTGCGCAACGAGCTGTCCAGCCAGGGCTTCCTGGAGATCGAAACGCCCTTCATGACGAAGTCGACGCCGGAGGGCGCGCGCGACTTCCTGGTGCCTTCGCGCATCCAGCCCGGCAATTTCTATGCGCTGCCGCAGTCGCCCCAGATCTTCAAGCAGTTGCTGATGATCAGCGGCTACGACAAGTACTTCCAGATCGTGCGCTGCTTCCGCGACGAGGACCTGCGCGCGGACCGCCAGTATGAGTTCACGCAGATCGATTTGGAGATGTCCTTCCCGCAGGAAGAGCAGATTTTCCAGACGATCGAACCGCTGCTGGAGAAGGTGTGCGCGGCGGCGGGTTATACGGTGAAGGCTCCGTTCCCCCGGATGACTTATGCCGAGGCGATGCAGGGTTACGGGATCGACAAGCCCGATCTGCGCCTGCCGCGGTTCTGGCCGGTGGAAGACCTGTTCCCGGCTGACGCTGGTTTGACGCGCGAGGGTCTGCCGCTGGTGGCGATCCAGATTCCGGGCACCGGCGCGCTGAGCCGCAAGGAGCGCGACGAGCTGAAGGACTATGGCCGCGAGCGCGGCCTGACGGTCTACGACGATCCGAAGCGCCTGGAGCGGGACTTCCCAGGTGTCATTGAAAAAGTGCGTGAGCGGACCGGCGCCGGCGAGAACGACCTGCTGCTGCTGGCCGGCTGGCGCGACGAGCCGAAGGGCCAGCGTCCGGAAGAGACGGTCTTCCAGGCGTGCGGGCAACTGCGGCTGTATGCCGGGCAGAAGTACAACGACCGGCACAAGCTGCTGGACCCGAAAGATTTCCGGTTCCTGTGGGTGCTCGACTTCCCGATGTTCGAATGGAATGACGAAGACGAGCGCTGGGTGGCGGCACACCATCCGTTCACGTCGCCGAAGGACGAGGATCTTGGGAAGCTGACGACGGATCCGGCGCGGTGCCGGGCGCGCAGCTACGACATCGTGCTGAACGGCGTCGAGTTGGGTAGCGGTTCGATTCGTATCCACCGGCAGGACATCCAGTCGCAGGTCTTCTCGGCGGTCGGGTTCTCGCTGGAAGAGGCGCAGGCGCGGTTCGGTTACCTGCTGGACGCGCTGACCTACGGCGCTCCGCCGCATGCGGCATTGCGCTGGGCCTGGACCGGCTGGTGA
- a CDS encoding cytochrome b N-terminal domain-containing protein: protein MRAILDWLEDRTGAPSAIQHFLDEEIPASAGWHQVFGSVAMFLFITQAFTGIMLALNYAPTPGEAYNSLRYIMTELTGGALIRGLHHWGASMMVIIVVLHMVQVFLWGAYKKPREATWMMGVILLLVTLAFALTGYLLPWDNRAYWGTVVTTQISASAPGAGPYVLRLMGAENGVGVVTFARFYAVHVLVLPPLTMLLILLHVYLVRRHGVAPAPGDELKPKQKFYPRQVFKDTAAISLAFIVLFSLAVIAKAPLGRLADPTDTTFIPRPEWYFLFLFQLLKYCEGPLEILASVVLPTVGVGLLFLVPFLDRAPVIRITKRTTAFAIVILAAITWTGLTTAAVRSTPPEAFAADREGPMEWRDLTPEELAGVAYFKSESCGTCHTLGLRQEDKPGPNLGAGGTPRDAAWMIAHFKQPSAMMPGSQMPPVSLSDSQLNALAAFLLKLTPQNAMKAQDIPQYVLDGAALYQKSRCNMCHEVNGAGMKSGPPLNGLARRRDAVWVKGHFLDPKKYTKDSMMPAYPFTAQQNEAISKYLLSLP from the coding sequence ATGCGCGCCATCCTCGATTGGTTGGAAGACCGCACGGGTGCGCCTTCGGCCATCCAGCATTTTCTGGACGAAGAGATTCCCGCCTCCGCCGGCTGGCATCAGGTGTTCGGCTCGGTGGCGATGTTCCTGTTTATCACGCAGGCGTTTACCGGGATCATGCTGGCGCTGAACTACGCGCCGACGCCGGGGGAAGCCTACAACAGCCTGCGCTACATCATGACGGAGCTGACCGGCGGCGCGCTCATCCGCGGGCTGCACCACTGGGGCGCTTCCATGATGGTGATCATCGTGGTGCTGCACATGGTGCAGGTGTTCCTGTGGGGCGCGTATAAGAAGCCTCGGGAAGCCACCTGGATGATGGGTGTGATCCTGCTACTGGTCACTTTGGCCTTCGCCCTGACGGGCTACCTGTTGCCGTGGGACAACCGGGCGTATTGGGGCACCGTGGTGACGACGCAGATCTCGGCCAGCGCACCCGGCGCGGGTCCTTATGTGTTGCGCCTGATGGGTGCCGAGAACGGTGTGGGTGTCGTGACTTTCGCGCGGTTCTACGCGGTACACGTGCTGGTGCTGCCTCCGCTGACCATGCTGCTGATTCTGCTGCACGTCTACCTGGTGCGGCGGCACGGCGTGGCTCCGGCTCCCGGTGATGAGTTGAAGCCGAAGCAGAAGTTCTATCCGCGGCAGGTGTTCAAAGATACGGCGGCCATTTCGCTGGCCTTCATCGTTCTGTTTTCGCTGGCCGTGATTGCCAAAGCTCCGCTGGGTCGGCTGGCCGATCCCACGGATACGACGTTCATTCCCCGGCCAGAGTGGTATTTCCTGTTCCTCTTCCAGTTGCTGAAGTATTGCGAAGGTCCGCTTGAGATTCTGGCCAGCGTGGTGCTGCCGACCGTTGGGGTTGGACTGTTGTTCCTGGTGCCGTTTCTGGACCGCGCGCCGGTGATCCGCATCACGAAGCGCACTACGGCTTTCGCCATCGTGATCCTGGCGGCGATTACCTGGACCGGCCTGACTACGGCGGCGGTCCGCTCGACACCGCCCGAGGCGTTCGCCGCCGACAGGGAAGGGCCGATGGAGTGGCGCGACCTGACTCCGGAAGAGCTGGCGGGTGTGGCGTACTTCAAGTCAGAAAGCTGCGGGACCTGCCATACGCTGGGGCTGCGGCAGGAAGACAAGCCGGGCCCGAATCTGGGCGCGGGCGGAACGCCGCGCGATGCTGCCTGGATGATTGCGCATTTCAAGCAGCCTTCGGCCATGATGCCGGGGAGCCAGATGCCGCCGGTGTCATTGAGCGATTCCCAACTGAACGCCCTGGCGGCGTTCCTGCTGAAGCTGACGCCTCAGAACGCCATGAAGGCGCAGGATATCCCGCAGTATGTGCTGGATGGCGCGGCGCTCTATCAGAAGAGCCGCTGCAACATGTGTCATGAGGTGAACGGGGCCGGTATGAAGTCGGGTCCACCGCTGAACGGGCTAGCTCGTCGCCGGGACGCGGTGTGGGTGAAAGGGCATTTCCTGGATCCAAAGAAGTATACGAAGGACTCCATGATGCCTGCCTATCCGTTCACCGCGCAGCAAAACGAGGCGATCTCGAAGTATCTGTTGTCACTTCCATAG
- a CDS encoding ubiquinol-cytochrome c reductase iron-sulfur subunit, which yields MTVRAKRGYGLTMEYNTEHQGRRGFLVRATQALGALIGGALGIPALVYLFTPAKSRSTGGWVDAGDIGQLKIKAPEELPFRRVRMDGWKIITEKSTAWVVKMSDSEVVAFTPQCTHLGCAYHWEESKGQFLCPCHTSNFSIDGKVLNGPAPRPLDRYLVKVDGTRLLIGPEQSKTKGA from the coding sequence ATGACAGTCCGCGCTAAGCGCGGCTATGGCCTCACGATGGAGTACAACACGGAACACCAAGGGCGGCGCGGATTTCTGGTTCGCGCGACGCAGGCGCTGGGCGCGCTAATCGGAGGAGCACTGGGGATACCTGCTCTGGTCTACCTCTTCACCCCGGCGAAGAGCCGGTCGACAGGCGGTTGGGTGGATGCGGGCGACATCGGCCAACTAAAGATCAAGGCTCCGGAGGAGCTGCCGTTCCGCCGTGTCCGCATGGACGGCTGGAAGATCATCACCGAGAAATCGACGGCGTGGGTGGTGAAGATGTCGGATTCCGAGGTGGTGGCGTTCACGCCCCAGTGCACGCATCTGGGGTGCGCCTATCACTGGGAAGAATCGAAGGGACAGTTCCTCTGCCCGTGCCATACGTCGAACTTTTCGATTGATGGGAAGGTCCTCAACGGCCCGGCGCCGAGGCCACTGGACCGCTACCTGGTCAAGGTAGACGGCACGCGCCTGTTGATCGGCCCCGAGCAATCGAAGACGAAGGGAGCATAA
- a CDS encoding nuclear transport factor 2 family protein, protein MPEVVALNPNVRELQSLDEELARSVRQRDSERLVELFYAEDAELHFAGRPPIQGKDAIHDFWIALFRSGLVDAKLETGQIEADRNIAYGVGRYALTMETHPGLLHTELGKYLVVYRRAADGRWRAAFDCFSPNS, encoded by the coding sequence ATGCCTGAAGTGGTGGCCCTTAACCCGAACGTCCGCGAGCTGCAGTCGTTGGATGAAGAGCTGGCGCGGAGCGTTCGTCAACGCGACTCCGAGCGCCTTGTTGAGTTATTCTATGCCGAGGACGCGGAGCTCCATTTTGCCGGGCGCCCGCCAATTCAAGGAAAGGATGCGATCCACGATTTCTGGATAGCGTTGTTCCGATCGGGGCTGGTGGATGCGAAGCTGGAGACCGGCCAGATTGAAGCCGACCGGAATATCGCATACGGAGTGGGGCGCTACGCGCTGACGATGGAGACCCACCCGGGTTTGCTGCATACGGAACTGGGCAAGTATCTTGTGGTGTACCGCCGGGCGGCCGATGGCCGGTGGCGTGCCGCATTCGATTGCTTTTCTCCTAACTCCTGA